In Bacillus toyonensis BCT-7112, a single window of DNA contains:
- a CDS encoding WD40/YVTN/BNR-like repeat-containing protein, whose product MVSIFRENTKRILLSLVTNPILIIVYGIFCYELALYCQYGRMNYNIYILLLCIVLFISITTFTTMRVIKNREYESKKLTNSIAWRSISIIIIVAITSFYGMQIYKSAINYNGKLAWFVEKLKHERSVKLKHNNIYKSGVEGIFEDINKKYPLPKKLYMATDFDLTFHSDGTITAFDTFVYGKNVDGKEETYLISYNEKKSEDITIIRDGYAKPDYNDDKLVEPLIKTVKAIPVKQTVKKWNESKYGLIYYGKRNWGSNTEGIINITEDGKGQSLKEAASDIIGYTVSIFVPGKEKELVPARYNLISDASWSKSKTPPKEDRLKEKEQQDLKNEKEQFFLSKEVGYKLNMTDKALGSAFYSLSRTSDEGETWEVINPDPFNRGIGSVSGITFINDKLGFLGAVRPSGNEGELYRTDDGGVSFKKVEYPPHEVKLDYTQSAISPFDSPSMPYEKDGVFNMLVGQGADGDYNGDSSALYQSKDNGETWEFVEEVKKK is encoded by the coding sequence GTGGTTTCTATATTTAGAGAAAATACAAAAAGGATACTTCTGTCATTAGTAACAAATCCAATACTAATAATTGTATACGGGATTTTTTGTTATGAGTTGGCCTTATACTGTCAGTACGGAAGAATGAATTATAATATTTACATTTTGTTATTATGTATAGTACTTTTTATATCCATAACTACATTTACTACAATGCGGGTGATAAAAAATAGAGAATATGAATCTAAAAAATTAACTAATTCAATAGCATGGAGATCCATTTCTATTATCATTATTGTTGCAATTACATCATTTTATGGGATGCAGATTTATAAAAGTGCAATAAATTACAATGGCAAATTGGCATGGTTTGTAGAAAAGTTAAAACATGAAAGGTCAGTTAAACTTAAACATAATAATATATATAAATCTGGAGTAGAAGGTATTTTTGAAGATATAAATAAAAAATATCCTTTGCCAAAGAAATTGTATATGGCAACTGATTTTGATCTTACATTTCATTCAGATGGAACAATTACAGCGTTTGATACATTTGTTTATGGGAAAAATGTTGATGGGAAAGAAGAAACTTATTTAATCTCTTATAATGAGAAGAAATCAGAAGATATTACTATAATACGAGACGGATACGCAAAGCCTGATTATAATGATGATAAATTAGTAGAACCTTTAATTAAAACGGTTAAGGCGATTCCAGTTAAGCAAACGGTCAAAAAATGGAATGAAAGTAAGTATGGGTTGATTTATTATGGAAAAAGAAATTGGGGATCCAATACAGAGGGAATTATTAATATTACTGAGGATGGTAAGGGGCAGAGTCTTAAAGAAGCAGCTTCTGATATCATTGGATATACTGTATCTATATTTGTCCCTGGAAAAGAGAAAGAGCTAGTCCCTGCTAGATATAATTTAATAAGTGACGCAAGTTGGAGTAAATCAAAGACGCCTCCAAAAGAAGATAGGCTTAAAGAGAAGGAACAACAAGATTTAAAGAATGAAAAAGAACAGTTTTTCCTATCGAAAGAAGTTGGTTATAAACTAAATATGACAGATAAAGCATTAGGGAGCGCCTTTTATTCATTAAGCAGGACTAGTGATGAAGGGGAAACATGGGAGGTTATTAATCCAGACCCATTTAATAGGGGGATTGGTAGTGTATCAGGAATCACTTTTATAAATGATAAACTTGGTTTTTTAGGAGCAGTTAGACCTTCTGGTAATGAGGGAGAGTTATATCGCACAGATGATGGGGGGGTATCTTTTAAAAAGGTAGAATATCCGCCGCATGAAGTGAAATTAGATTATACACAGTCCGCAATAAGTCCTTTTGATTCTCCTAGTATGCCATATGAGAAAGATGGGGTTTTTAATATGTTAGTTGGACAAGGGGCAGATGGAGACTACAATGGCGATAGTAGTGCACTTTATCAATCAAAAGATAACGGAGAGACATGGGAATTTGTAGAAGAAGTGAAAAAGAAATAG
- a CDS encoding phosphodiester glycosidase family protein: MKHLRKIFKRILLLLSIFMLIGIGILFGTNYGRDFRVTIAGSILTSQHPQYAKYTFLSQKELDKLQDRINHPKWLNSDENIYKKIAGKRLEELKNQPIKIDVETIKSNKDSRFLFEGKLVTISNPFNVKLVSHQGTQGDKRGEKISVMAKRNHALVAVNASGFADETGRGGGNIATGIVIENGKAIDTNIDKNTPTIITGLTKFGQMITGNYSTQQLLDKQVVSAAGFMPQLIVNGEKMITEGDGGWGSAPRSIMAQKEDGTIMFLVIDGRQTHSIGATLKECQDILYEKGAINAMAMDGGSSATLYLGGKVINSPSTLSHEDRYLPNAWIVTANQKQEIRVTIDGEKIDTKKSDEFDANISTDL, encoded by the coding sequence ATGAAACATCTAAGAAAAATCTTCAAACGAATTTTGCTCCTTCTTTCTATTTTCATGCTTATTGGCATAGGAATATTATTTGGTACTAACTATGGCCGAGATTTTCGTGTAACAATTGCTGGGAGTATACTAACTTCTCAGCATCCACAATATGCGAAATATACATTCCTATCCCAAAAGGAACTAGATAAATTACAAGATAGAATTAATCATCCAAAATGGTTAAATAGTGATGAGAATATTTATAAAAAAATAGCAGGAAAAAGATTAGAAGAATTAAAAAATCAGCCAATAAAAATTGACGTAGAAACGATTAAAAGTAACAAAGATAGTCGCTTTCTTTTCGAAGGAAAATTAGTCACTATTAGTAACCCTTTCAATGTTAAACTTGTTAGCCATCAAGGAACACAGGGCGATAAAAGAGGAGAAAAAATTAGCGTAATGGCAAAACGTAATCATGCACTTGTTGCTGTGAATGCAAGTGGATTTGCCGATGAAACAGGAAGGGGTGGAGGAAATATTGCAACTGGAATAGTAATAGAAAATGGGAAAGCAATTGATACAAATATAGATAAAAATACCCCTACAATTATTACGGGCTTAACAAAGTTTGGACAAATGATAACAGGGAATTATTCTACCCAACAACTTTTGGATAAACAAGTCGTTTCAGCAGCAGGATTTATGCCACAGTTAATTGTTAATGGAGAAAAAATGATTACAGAAGGAGACGGTGGTTGGGGCTCTGCTCCCCGAAGTATTATGGCGCAAAAAGAAGATGGCACAATAATGTTTCTAGTGATTGACGGTAGGCAGACACATAGCATAGGAGCTACGTTAAAAGAGTGTCAAGATATTCTATATGAAAAAGGAGCAATAAATGCAATGGCTATGGATGGAGGTTCTTCTGCTACGCTATATTTAGGAGGAAAGGTTATAAATTCACCTTCTACATTATCCCATGAAGATCGTTATTTACCGAATGCTTGGATAGTAACAGCAAACCAAAAACAAGAAATAAGGGTGACAATAGATGGGGAAAAAATAGATACTAAAAAATCAGATGAATTTGATGCAAATATTTCAACTGATTTATAA
- a CDS encoding cation diffusion facilitator family transporter, with product MNANPKTSLLAAWISVISNIFLTLIKIIVGLLFKSQVLLADGIHNAADVVASVASLGSMKISNQPADEDHPYGHGKAEVISSGIVAVILILAALFMAYESIKSLFEPATEPHIIAFIAAIISLIWKQILYVYTIRIGRKTRSNGLIATAYDHLADVYASIAAVIGIGIALINNIYSIPYAAYGDPLAGIIVSFFVLKLAISMGKEAIYILMEGGIPTEKCSEYKRVIQAHPFVKRIDRMRARDHGHYVLIDIRISVPAHLSIQQGHDICRDIKTTIINQNPEIYEVLIHLNPWYEEK from the coding sequence ATGAATGCTAACCCAAAAACGTCCTTATTGGCAGCATGGATTAGTGTAATTAGCAATATATTTCTGACTCTCATCAAAATTATAGTCGGTTTACTTTTCAAAAGTCAGGTATTATTAGCCGATGGGATTCATAATGCTGCCGATGTTGTAGCATCCGTAGCCTCATTGGGATCAATGAAAATTTCAAACCAGCCAGCTGATGAAGATCATCCTTATGGACATGGTAAAGCAGAAGTTATATCATCAGGAATTGTAGCTGTGATTTTAATTTTAGCGGCTTTATTTATGGCTTATGAATCGATAAAGTCATTATTTGAACCAGCGACAGAACCCCATATAATTGCTTTTATAGCAGCGATTATTTCATTAATATGGAAGCAAATTTTATATGTATACACAATACGAATTGGTCGAAAAACAAGAAGCAACGGGCTTATAGCAACTGCTTATGATCATCTTGCTGATGTTTATGCCTCAATTGCAGCTGTAATTGGAATTGGTATTGCTTTGATAAACAATATCTATTCCATTCCATATGCAGCTTATGGGGATCCTTTAGCCGGTATTATTGTTTCTTTTTTCGTATTAAAGTTAGCGATTAGTATGGGGAAAGAAGCAATATATATATTAATGGAAGGTGGTATTCCTACCGAGAAATGTAGTGAATATAAGAGAGTAATTCAGGCCCATCCTTTTGTAAAAAGAATTGATAGAATGCGCGCACGTGATCATGGTCACTATGTATTAATTGATATTAGAATTAGTGTTCCGGCACATTTAAGCATCCAGCAAGGACATGATATTTGTAGGGATATAAAAACCACTATTATAAATCAGAACCCAGAAATATATGAAGTACTAATTCATTTAAACCCATGGTATGAGGAGAAGTAG
- the mgtE gene encoding magnesium transporter, whose translation MKKLLNELLVTQNDLDADKVLRHPSYDVAQEIKRFSIEDQVILLDKIPVLKSSKILQHLSIEEKYNILIHLSENKAKKLLNLQPIDETVDLLLAVHPEKQAQLMAYLNKITKHNVKKLMAFKPETAGSLVTSDYVAVRGNWSVKMTLKYIREHSENVESISYIYVLDSHGYLKGIVSIHELLLAADEEILSNIMIREVISVPAEVDQQEVVKKLLNYNLAAIPVTTANNEMIGIITFDDVMNVMEAEATEDIQKLGGSEPLNQSYFESSIWSIFFKRLPWLLLLFVAEAYTGTVLKYFEDEIETVVALAFFVPLLVGTGGNTGTQVVATITRAIGIGEVKFKDIFRVMKKEFAIGMLLGLALGVAGLIRAYMLGVGTEVAQVVAITLLFIVIWASLVAAVLPLILRKFKLDPAVVSGPFITTFVDGTGLVIYFLVAKTLLNL comes from the coding sequence ATGAAGAAATTATTAAATGAATTACTTGTAACCCAAAATGATTTGGATGCAGATAAAGTTTTACGTCATCCGTCGTATGATGTTGCGCAAGAAATAAAACGGTTTTCAATTGAAGATCAAGTCATATTACTAGATAAGATTCCTGTATTAAAAAGCTCAAAAATTCTTCAACATTTGAGTATAGAAGAAAAATATAATATCTTAATTCACTTATCTGAAAACAAAGCTAAAAAATTACTAAATTTACAACCGATTGATGAAACAGTAGATCTACTTCTTGCGGTTCATCCGGAAAAACAAGCTCAATTAATGGCGTATCTAAATAAAATTACAAAACATAATGTAAAAAAGTTAATGGCTTTCAAACCTGAAACGGCAGGAAGTCTTGTCACAAGTGATTATGTTGCAGTTAGAGGGAATTGGTCAGTAAAAATGACATTGAAGTACATTAGGGAACATTCTGAAAATGTAGAATCAATTTCTTATATTTATGTTCTTGATAGTCATGGTTATCTTAAGGGAATCGTTTCCATACATGAATTATTACTAGCAGCAGATGAAGAGATATTATCTAATATCATGATTCGAGAGGTGATTTCAGTACCCGCTGAGGTTGATCAGCAAGAAGTTGTAAAAAAGCTACTGAATTATAATTTAGCGGCAATACCCGTAACAACAGCAAATAATGAAATGATTGGTATTATAACATTTGATGACGTAATGAATGTTATGGAAGCAGAGGCTACAGAAGATATCCAAAAGTTAGGTGGAAGTGAACCATTAAATCAATCTTACTTTGAATCTAGTATTTGGAGCATTTTCTTTAAACGCCTACCATGGTTATTGCTTCTTTTTGTTGCTGAAGCATATACAGGTACAGTACTAAAGTATTTTGAAGACGAAATTGAAACAGTAGTTGCCCTTGCTTTCTTTGTTCCATTATTAGTAGGTACTGGAGGGAATACAGGAACACAGGTTGTAGCAACAATTACTCGTGCAATCGGTATTGGAGAGGTGAAATTTAAAGACATTTTCCGTGTAATGAAAAAGGAATTTGCAATTGGTATGCTTCTCGGACTTGCACTTGGGGTAGCTGGGCTCATTCGTGCTTATATGTTAGGGGTTGGAACAGAAGTTGCACAAGTTGTAGCAATCACTTTATTATTTATTGTTATTTGGGCTTCGCTTGTCGCAGCTGTTTTACCTTTAATTTTGAGAAAATTTAAATTAGATCCTGCAGTCGTTTCTGGTCCATTTATTACAACATTTGTTGACGGAACAGGATTAGTAATATATTTCTTGGTTGCAAAAACGTTATTAAATTTGTAA